The genomic window CCATCCGCTCGGCCGACCGCATCGTCGTGCTCGAACACGGCCGCATCGTCGAGACCGGCAGCCACGACGACCTCGTCGCCGCGGGCGGGCGCTACGCGCAGCTCCACCGCGTGCAGTCGGCGTGATCCCGCTAGCCTGACGGGAACGGGCTCAGGGGAGCCCGCTCCCGGGGGTGCGGCACATGGATTCGACCGAACGACTGCTCGTGGACGGCTACGTCTTCGGGTATCCGCTCGTCTACAACCTCTCCTCTATCCAGGCGATCGCGGAGCACGGCATGGGGTCGGCGCTGCCGGCGCCCGGATGGAACCGGTTCGCGTTCGCCCCGCGGCTCGGCACGCCCGAGGACGCGTTCGTGAGCGTGAACAACGACACGCTCTACGCGCTCGCCTTCCTCGACCTCTCGGGCGGTCCCGTGCGCCTGCACGTGCCCGACACCGACGGCGCCTACTACGTGCTGCAGTTCGTCGACGCCTGGACGAACAACTTCGCGTACATCGGGCGCCGCGCGACCGGCACGGCCGAGGGCGAGTTCCTCATCGTCCCGCCCGGCTGGGACGGCGCCGTGCCGGACGGAGTGCGCGTGATCGAGTCGCCGACCGACGTCGCCGCGATCGTCGGCCGGCTCGCCGTCGACGGCGAGGACGACCTGCCGCGCGTCGCGGGCATCCAGGCGGGGCTCACGCTCGAGCCGCTGCCCGGCAACGGCCCCCTCCGCGGCATCCCCGCCGGGCACGCCGCCCAGCTGCCCGAGCACCTGCGCCCGTGGGAGCTCATGCGCGCGTGGAGCCAGGCGTTCCCGCCCGCCGAGGCCGATCGCGAGTACCTGGCCCGCTTCGCGCCGTACGGGCTCGCCGACCCCGGCAACCCCTTCGGCATCGTCGCGCGCGAGCTCGACGCCCACCTCGCCCACGCGACCGCCGAGGGGCGCAACCGCATCGAGGAGCTCTCGAAGCCCGACACCTCGGCGGCCGTGAACGGGTGGAACCTGCTCGTGCACGCCTTCGACTACAACCTCGACCACTTCGGCATCGGCACGCTCGACGCGCCCGAGTGGCGCATCGCCGACCGGACGCAGGCCTACGAGACCCGCGCCCGGTCGGCCCGCAACGGGCTCTGGGGCAACCACGGGTACGAGGCCGTGTACGGCGAGGTCTTCGTCGACGCCGACGGGCGGCAGCTGACCGGCGCGCACGCGTACGAGCTCCGGCTCGAGGAGCCGCCGCCCGCCGACGCGTTCTGGTCGATCACGATGTACTCGATGCCCGACTTCCTGCTCGTCGAGAACCCGATCGACCGGTACTCGATCGGGGACCGCACGCCCGGCCTCGTGCGCGCCGCCGACGGATCGCTCGTGATCCGCATGCAGCACGAGCGACCGTCCGAGGCGGATGCCGCGGCGAACTGGCTGCCGACGCCGGCGGGGGACTTCCGGCCGATGGTGCGCATCTACCAGCCGCGGTCGGCGGTGCTCGACGGCACCTATCGCCTGCCGGCGATCACACGCCTGGACTGACCGGGACCGCCGGGGCGGGTGCGGCGGCGAGGTGCGGGGCGACCGCGGCCTCGAAGGATTCCGCGGTGCGCTCGGCGACCTCGGCGAACGGCGCGGCCCAGATGTCGGCGTTGAACAGCTCGACCTCGATGTCGCGGTCGTAGCCGGTCGCCTCGACGGCGCGCGTCAACGACGCGAAGTCGACCGCGCCGTCGCCGGGATAGTGCCGCGCGAGCAGCACGTCGGCCGGCAGCGGCGCCTTCCAGTCGCACGCCTGGTAGCTCGCGATGCGGCCCTCGCGACCGGCGCGCGCGATCTGGTCGAGCGCCTCGGGATCCCACCAGACGTGGAAGGTGTCGACCTCGACGCCGACGACCTCGGGCGCGAACGGTGCCGCGAGGTCGAGGGCCTGCTTCAGCGTCGACACGACGGCCCGGTCGGAGACGTACATCGGGTGCAGCGGCTCGATCGAGAGCTGCACGCCGGCCGCCTCGGCGATGGGCGCGAGCTCGGCGAGGGCGTCGGCGACCCGTGAACGGGCGCCGATCAGGTCGGTGGAACCCTCGGGGATGCCGCCCGCGACGAGCACCAGCACGGCCGTCGAACCGGGCGCCCCGGCGGCCGCGAGCGTCGCGGTCTCCTCGATCGCGCGCCGGTTGTCGTCGATCGACGCGCGACGGTCGGGGCCCTCGGGCATCGTGAAGAACCCGCCGCGGCAGAGGCTCGTGAAACGCAGCCCCGAGTCGGCCAGGCGAGCGGATGCCTCGGCGAGGCCCACCTCGGCGACGGGCTCGCGCCACAGGCCGATGGCCTGGTAGCCTGCCGCAGCCGTGACGTCGAGCGCCTCCTGCAGGGACGCGTGCTTGATCGTCGCCTGGTTCAGCGAGAGCCTCGGATGAGCGCTCATGCCGGGACCCCCGCGGTGGCCGGGGCGGCGGCGGGGTCGGACGCGGCGGGGTCGGACGCGTCATCCGCCTGCGCCGGCTCGACGCGCGCCGTGCTCGTGTCGATGCCGTTGATCGTCAGCAGCTCGTGCCAGCGGGCCGCCGCGAGCTCGGGGCGCTCGAGCGCGCCCGAGCCGTTCGCGAGCTCGACGATGCGCGAGAGGTGGGGGAGGCTGCGGGCGGCGTGCAGGCCGCCGACCATCTGGAACGCCGGCTGGTGGCCGTTCAGCCACGAGAGGAACGCCACGCCGGTCTTGTAGTAGTACGTGGGAGCGGCGAAGACCTGGCGCGAGAGCTCCTCCGTCGGGCCGAGGATGCGGCGGTAGGCGTCGACGTCGTCGGCGTCGAGCGCCTGGATCGCGGCCGACGCGTTCGGCGCGAGCGCCGCGAAGGCGCCGAGCAGCGCGTCGGAGTGCGAAGCCCGCACTGAGCCCGCCGAAGGGTCGCCCTCGATGAGCGCGACGTAGTGGAAGTCGTCGCCCGTGAACATCCGGGCCGACTCGGGCAGCCGTCGGCGCACCGAGATCTCGGCGCCGGCGTCGAGCAGGCTCATCTTGACGCCCTGCACCTTCTCGCGATTCGCCTCGATGATCTGGAGGAGCGTGCCCGCCGCGGCATCCGTGTCGGTCGACCCGAAGTACCCCTCGAGCGCCGGGTCGAACGCGGTGCCGAGCCAGTGCAGCACGACGGGCGCGCTCGCGCGCTGCAGCACCTCGCGGTAGACGCGACGGTAGTCGTCAGGGCTCTGCGCGGCGCGCGCCAGGTGGCGGCTCGCCATGAGCACGGCGCCGGCGCCGGCATCCTCGGCGTGGTGCAGCTGCTGCGTGTAGGCGTCGATCACCTGCTCGAGGGAGATGGACTCGTCGCCGACGTGGTCCGTATTCACGCCGACGACGAGGCGTCCGCCCGCCGACGCCGCCTCGGCGGCGCTGCGGGAGATGAGTTCGCGCGTCGCGGCCGCATCGAGGCCCATGTTGCGCTGCGCGGTGTCCATGGCGTCCGCGACGCCGAGGCCCCACGACCACACGTGGTGGCGGAAGGCGAGGGTCGCGTCCCAGTCGATCTCGGCCGGCTGCCCCGGCGTGTTGTCGGCGTGCGCCTTCGGGACGACGTGCGCGGCGGCATAGGCGACGCGCGCCTGCAGCGGCCTGCGCGGCTTGGCGAAGGATGGCGCGGGGGCCAGGGCGACGGCGCGAGTCGCGCCATCCGCGCCCAGCAGGGTGAGCGAGGTCATGGTCAGCGGGCCCCCGTGAGCTCGGACGCGTCGCCCGGCACGGCGACCGTCTCGACGGGGGAGTCGAGCGTCACGACCGGGATCTCGATGCGGCGGCCCTCGGCGTTCGAGCGCAGGCCCTCCTCGGCGAGGAGCACGCCGCGCGCGCCGGCGAGGAAGTCGTAGTGGTTCGGGGCGTCCTCGACGACGTGGCGGATGAACTCCTCCCACTGCTCCTGGAAGCCGTTCTGGAAGTCGCGGTTGCCGGGGCTCTCGATCCAGTCGGCGGCGTAGTCGTGGTCGTCGGCGAGGTCGGGGTTCCACACCGGCTTGGGGGTCGCGTTGCGTGGCTGGATCTTGCAGCCGAACAGGCCCACGACGGCCGAGCCGTGGGTGCCGTCGACCTGGAACTCCACGAGCTCGTCGCGGTTCACGCGCGTCGTCCAGCTCGAGTTCAGCTGCGCGGTGATGCCGCCCTCGAGCTCGAAGATCGCGTAGGCCGCGTCATCCGCGGTCGCCCGGTAGGTCTCGCCCCGCTCGTCGACGCGCTCGGGGACCTCGGTCACGGCCTTGGCGTACACCGACTCGACGCGGCCGAACAGGTTCTCCAGCACGTAGCTCCAGTGCGGGAACATGTCGACGATGATGCCGCCGCCGTCCTCGGCGCGGTAGTTCCAGCTCGGCCGCTGCGCGGGCTGCCAGTCGCCCTCGAACACCCAGTAGCCGAACTCGCCGCGCACGCTCAGGATGCGGCCGAAGAAGCCGCTGTCGATCAGGCGCTTCAGCTTCTGCAGGCCCGGCAGGTAGAGCTTGTCGTGCACGACGCCGTTCTTCACGCCGGCCTCCTGCGCGAGGCGCGCGAGCTCGAGGGCCTCGTCGAACGACTCGGCGGTCGGCTTCTCGGTGTAGATCGCCTTGCCCGCCGTGATCGCCTTCTTCAGGGCGGCCGCGCGCGCCTTGGTGACGAGGAAGTCGGAGTAGATCGACCAGCGGTCGTCGGCGAGCGCGGCGTCGAGATCGGTCGTCCAGTGCTCGAGGCCGTGCTTGGCAGCGAGCTCGGCGAGCTTCGCCTCGCTGCGGCCGACGAGGAGCGGCTCGACCTGCACGCGCGTGATGCCGTCGGAGAGGAGCACGCCGCCCTGCTCGCGGATCGCGAGGATCGAGCGCACGAGGTGCTGGCGGTAGCCCATACGGCCGGACACGCCGTTCATGATGATGCCGATGGTCTTCGGGGTCGTCGCGTCTGCCACGGTGGTTCCTCTTCGTGCCGGGAGCGGACGACTCGCGGGACCGTCTGGTCCGGCTGCCGCGCCGCTGCGGGAAAGCGTTTACCCGAGTGTATGACACGGTTCGCGGTTCGCGCAACACCCGCATTGAGCGGCCCAAGTCCCTGGTTGCTGCGGGTGTGCCCACGCAAACTCGGGACTCGGCGAGTGGCCCAGTGCACGGCGGCGTAGACGAATCCGGGCGGGGGTCCGGGTCCCGGGTTGTTGCGGGTGAACCCGCCTGAACCCGGGATTCGGTATGAAGGCAGGGCGCGCGGGGGCGCACAGGGGTCTGGGCGGCGGTCCGAGTCCCGAGTTGCTGCGGGTGTACCCGCGCGAACCCGGGAGTCGGTATGAAGGCAGGGTGCGCGGCGGCCAGGAGAGGACGAGGGCGGTCCGAGTCCCGAGTTGTTGCGGGTGGACTCGCGGGAACTCGGGATTCGGCGCGAGAGCAGCGTGCCCGGCGGCGGCGGCGGCGGCGGGGGCGGGTGGTGGCCGCGGCTGCTGCAGGCGGGCGCGCGGGCGTGCGAGTCCCGGGTTGTTGCGGGTGAACCCGCCTGAACCCGGGATTCGGTATGAAGGCAGGGCGCGCGGCGGGCAGGAGGGGGACGAGAGGCGTCCGAGTCCCGGGTCCGCGCGGGTCGACCCACGTGAACCCGGGATTCGGTGCGTCGGCCGGGACGAGCGGCGGAGGCCGAACCCGGGTCAGGCGCGGCGCGGGGTCGACTCGCGCAGCACGACCTCGGTGTGCACGGGCGCCTCCTCGTCGGAGGTCGCCTCGCCGAGCGCGAGGCGGAGCGCGCGGCGGCCGACCTCCTCGAGCGGGATCCGCACGGTCGTGAGTGGCGGCGTGACGTCGCGCACGGTGGGGATGTCGTCGTAGCCGGCGACCGCGACATCCGTGCCCGGGGTCAGGCCGGCGTCGCGCAGGGCCGACATCGCGCCGACGGCCATGACGTCGTTCGCGGCGAACACGAGCTCGACGCCGTCCAGGCCGCCGTCGATCAGCTCCCTCATGCCCTCGTAGCCCCCGTCACGCGTGAACGCGGGGCGCACGATGCGCTCGAGCGTGCCGCCGCCGGCCTCGAGCCCGGCGCGGAAGCCCGCGAGGCGCTCGTCGGCGGTGCGGATGCCCTCGGCGCCCGTGACCGCGGCGAAGCGGCGGTAGCCGAGTTCCGTGAGCTCACGCGCGAGCGACTCGGCGCCCGCGCGGTTGTCGAGCTGGACGGCGCGGAACGGCAGGTCGGCGCTGCTGACGAACGCGACGCGCCCGCCGCTGGATTCGAACGCGCGCAGCTCGGCCTCGAGCGCGTCGTTGTTCGGGTCGCCCTCGCGGCGCGATGCGGCCAGGATCATGACGCGGGGGCGCTGGCCGCGGAGCGTCCGGACGAGTTCGAGTTCGCGCTCGGGGTCGCGGTCGGTCGCGGCCATGGTGACGATGAGGCGCTCGCGGTCGGCCTCGCGGACGACGCCCGCGGCGATCTGCGAGAAGTAGGGGTCGGCGATGTCGGCGACGAGGAGCGCGACGGTCGTCGTCGTGCCTCGGGCGACGGCCTGCGCGGAGAGGTTGGGGGAGTAGTCGAGCTTCGCGGCGGCGGCGAGCACGCGCTGGCGGTACTCCTCGTTGACCTTGCGCGTGCTGCCGTTGAGTGAGCGGGAGGCGGTCGCGAGCGAGACCCCGGCTTCGCGGGCCACGTCGTGCAGCGTCGCGGGGGCGCTCCGCGTGGTGTCGCCGTTCATGGGTCCTCCAGGTGGTCGCGCCCGTCGGGCGCCTCGATGCTACTCTCCGCGGTCGTCGGCTCCCGTGAGGTTTGGCCGCCCGACACTGGGATGGTATGAATGGTAGCGCAGTGAGATAGCGCTTTCCCGGCGCGTCGGAGCGGATGGCGCACCCCGCGCCGCGAGCGGCGGGAAATCGCTTTCTCGTCGAACCGACCCGAGTGGAGCAGTGATGACCCAGCGCGAACGATACGGACTCGTCGGCACCGGCAGTCGCGCGGGCATGTACATCGGCGCGCTCACCGGCACAGTGCTGGGCGCCGAGCACGTGCCCGGGATCGCCGAGCTCGTCGCCTGGGCCGACGTGAACCCGGGGCGGCTCGACGTGTACGAGCGCGAGGTCGTCGCGGCGGGACATCCGGCCCCGACCCGCTACGCGACCGACGACCTCGAGCGCATGGTCGCCGATGAGCATCTCGACCGCGTCATCATCACGACGCCCGACTTCACGCACGCCGACTACATCGTCCGTTCCCTGCGCGCCGGCGCCGACGTCGTCGTCGAGAAGCCGCTCACGATCGACGCCGAGAGCGTGCGCCGCATCGGCGCGGCCATCGCCGAGACCGGCCGCGAGGTCATCACGACGTTCAACTACCGGTACAGCCCGCGCAACTCGACCCTGCGGCGCGTGATCGCCGAGGGCCGCATCGGGCAGGTCACGAGCGTGCACTTCGAGTGGGCGCTCGACACCGTGCACGGCGCCGACTACTTCCGGCGCTGGCATCGTGACAAGGCGAAATCGGGCGGGCTGTTCATCCACAAGGCCTCGCATCACTTCGACCTCGTCAACTGGTGGATCGCCGCCGCGCCCGTGCGCGTGTTCGCGAGCGGCGGCCTGCGCTTCTACGGCGCCGAGAACGCGGCGGCGCGCGGGCTCGGCGAGCGCCCGGCGCGCGGCACCCGCACCCCCGGCGGCACCGGCGCCGCGGCATCCGACCCGTTCTCCCTCGACCTCGCGTCCGACGCGCGCCTCAAGGAGCTCTACCTCGACCAGGAGCACCACGACGGCTACCTGCGCGACCGCGACGTCTTCGATCCGGGCATCACCATCGAGGACAACCTCGCCGCCCTCGTCGACTACGACTCCGGCGCGACCCTGAGCTATTCGCTGAACGCGCACGCGCCCTGGGAGGGCTACCGCGTCACGGTGAACGGCACCGAGGGGCGTGCCGAGCTCGAGGTGGTCGAGCGCGGCGCCGTGCTCATCGGCGACGACGGCCGCGTGGTCGTCGACCCCAGCATGCACCCCGACCACTCGCCGGTCGACGAGGTCAGGCCCGACATCGAGCGGCTCGTGCTGCAGCGGCACTGGGAGGGCGCGCAGGTCGTCGAGATCCCCGAGGGCATCGGCAGCCACGGCGGCGGCGATGCCTACCTGCTCCGGCACCTGTTCGACCGGGTGACCGGCGACGAGCCCCTCGTCCGGGTCGCCGGCTACGCCGACGGTGTGCGCGCGGTGTCGGTGGGCATCGCGGGCAATCGGTCGCTCGAGACCGGTGCACCGGTGCGGATCGAGGACCTCGACCTCGGGGTCTGACCGGGGGAGGATGTCGCGTCATCCGCTCGCTGGGAACCGGTGAGCGGATGCCGCATGGCGGGCCTTTCGGCCCCACGGCGCCGACCGCGGGCTGGCAGCATCGCGAGCATGACCGATCCCGCGAACCCTCCTGCCGGCTGGTACGACGACGGCCGGGGCGCCCTGCGGTACTGGGACGGGACGCAGTGGACCGAGCACACCGCCCCGCTCGCACCCGCCGACCAGGGCGCGACCGCCGCCTACCCGGCGACGCCGGCCGACCAGACGCCCACCGCCGTCTACGGAACGGCGCCGCTCGCCGACCAGGCGCCCACGCAGCAGTATTCCGCCCAGCCGTACGGGGCCGCGCCCTCCGGCGCCGCGGCCTACGGCACCACGACCACGATGAGCCCGCCTCCAGCGCCGGGCGCGGGCGGCGAGCCGTCCGGCCCGAACGTGGTCGGCATCATCGGGTTCGTCGTCGCCGTGGTCGGGTTCGTCTTCGCGTGCATCCCGTTCGTCCAGGTCGTGGCGTGGATCCTCCTGCCGATCGGGTTCATCCTCTCGATCGTCGGGCTGTTCCTGAAGGGGCGGAAGTGGCCCGCCATCACCGGACTCATCGTCTCGATCGTCGGGGCGATCGTCGGCGCGGTCGTCGCCGCCGTCGTCGTCTTCAACGTGTTCGGGCAGCTCGTGGACTCCGGCGTCATCCAGGAGGAGATCCGCGAGGGGCTCGAGAGCGAGTTCGGCACGCCCGTGCCGACCGAGTCGGCCACCGAGGCGCCCGAGGAATCGGTGGCGCCGACCGAGGGCCTCGCGTTCGGCGACACGATGGAATGGGAGGACGGCGTGACCATGACGGTGTCGGCGCCCGAGCCCTTCACCCCGTCGGACCTCGCGGCCGGAGCCGACCAGGCGGAGGACCTCGTGTTCACGCTCACCATCACGAACGGCTCCACCGAGAACGTGCAGCCGGTGGTGCTCTCCACGCTGTCGTCGGGCGGAACCGAGGCCACGCGGATCATCGACGTGGGCGCCGAGGGCGGGCAGGTCGGCATCCCGCCGACCACGCCCATCCTGCCGGGCGAGTCGATCACGTGGCAGGAGGCATGGTCGGTCGCCGACGCGGGCTCGCTGACCATGCAGACCGCTCCGTCCTTCTCCTACGAGACGGTGGTCTTCACCAACGCCGGCTGAACCCGGACGCCTCAGCCCTCGCCGTCGATCGACGGCGCGCCGGCGGGGTAGGCCAGCAGCATCGCGCCCGACGCGACCCACACCACGCCGATCGCGACGATGAGCGCCTCGGCGCCGACGCCCGCCGCGAGGCCGGCGACGGCGGCCCCCGCAGCCGCGGCGGCCGCCCGCAGGCCCGCACCCACGGTGAAGACCTGGGAGCGCAGCTCAGGCGGGCTCTGCTGCTTGCGGATCAGCAGCATCGCGGCCGCACTCGGCGCGGTGAAGAGGCCGGACGCGCCGATCGCCGCGATCGCCCAGGTCGGCCCGAGGTCGAACGCGGCGACGATCGTCAGCAGCCCGGTCGCGGCGAAGCCCCACCCCATGACCCACTCGGGAGAGCGGCGCGGCGGCCGCCGCGAGTTCCAGAGCGCGCCGAGCAGGCCGCCGATCGCGAACGACGTGACGATGATCGCGCCCTCGCCGGGGTCGCCGGTGCGTGCGACCGAGAGCGCGACCGCGGCGATCGCGAGGCCCCCGGCGCCGAACTGGCTGAGCGTGCCGCTCGCGGTGATGACCGCGAGCGGTCGGTGCGTGGCGATGTGCCGGAACCCGGCGGCGATCGTGCCGAAGAAGGAGGCCGGTTCGTGTGCGCCCGCGAGCGGCCTGAGCCGGAGCGGGATCGTGCCGGCCGCGCCGAGCAGGGCGCTGCCGGCCATGACGAGCGTCGCGATGCGCGCCGAGCCGAGCGCCGCGGCCGCGGCGACGGCGGCCGGCCCGGCGACCGCGCCGAGGTTGTAGGCGAGCGCGTCGATCGCGTACGCGCGGCGCTCGTCGGGGATGCCCTCGGTGACGAAGCTCGACAGCCCGCCGAACACGAACGGCGTCGCGGCGCCCGCGGCGATGAGCGCGAGCGCGACGACCCAGGCCGGCACCGGCCCGAGGAACGACGCGACGACGTAGGCCGAGGCGATCACGACGCCCGCGCCGGCGAGGAGGGCGCCGGGGCGGCGCGACCGGTCGAGCAGCGCCCCCGCGACCGGCGCGGCGACGATGCTCGGCCCGAGCGCGGCAGCGGCGAGCAGCCCTCCCAGCGCGACGCCGGCGCCTTGCTCGACCGCGAGCACGGGGATGGCGACCGTGATGCCGCCGACGGCGAGCCGCGGCGGGGTCGCGGCGGTGAGGTAGGCGGCGACGCCCACTCAGGCGACCGGCTCGGGATGCCCCGGCAGGACGAGCACGCCGTTCACCCGGCGAGGGATGCCGAGCGGGTTCGCGTCGCGGAGCTCGGCGGGCAGCGCGGCATCCGGAGCGTCCTGGAAGGCGAGCGGCCGCAGGAACCTGCGGAGGGCCGTGACGCCGACCGAGGTGTGGATCGTGGTCGTCGCCGGCCACGGACCGCCGTGCTGCTGCGCCCAGCTCACCGCGACGCCCGTCGGCCAGCCCGTGAACAGCACGCGTCCGGCGACCTCGGCGAGCACCTCGACGATCGGTGCGACCTCCTCGCCGGGCTGCGCGTGCACGGTCGCGGTGAGGCTGCCGCCGACGGCGCGCACGGCGGCGAGCGCGTCCGCGGCATCCGCGTACTCGACGATCAGCGTCGAGGGCCCGAAGCACTCGTGAAGGAGCGCGCCGGGGTCCGCGAGCACCGCGGCGGTGGTGGTGCGCAGGACGACGGGCGCGCCGCTGCCGGGCTGCTGCGCGGGGTCGCCCGCGACGACCTCGACGTCGGCGTGGCCGGCGAGCCCGGCGACGCCGTTCGCGAAGGCCGCGGCGATGCCGTCGGTCAGCATGGGCACGGCCGACGTCGCGGCCACGGCGGCGGCGACGCGCTCGGCGAAGCCCGAGCCCGCGGGCACGAGCACCACGCCCGGGTTCGTGCAGAACTGCCCGGCGCCGAGCGTGAACGAGCCGGCGAGGCCGGCAGCCAGCTCGTCGGCGCGCGCCTCGAGCGCGGCGCCCGTGATGAGCACGGGGTTCACGGCGCTGAGTTCGCCGTAGAAGGGGATGGGGTCGGGCCGCCGCTGCGCGAGGTCGAACAGCGCGCGACCGCCGTGGAGCGACCCCGTGAACCCGACGGCGCGGATCTCGGGGTGCTGCACGAGCGCGATGCCGGTCTCGTGGCCCTCGACGTGCGCGAAGACCCCCTCGGGCGCGCCGGCGCCGACGAGCGCGTCGGCGACGACCTCGGCGGTGCGGCGCGAGAGCCGCGGGTGCGCGGGGTGGCCCTTGACGATCACGGGGCAGCCGGCGGCGAGCGCCGAGGCCGTGTCGCCGCCGGCGACCGAGAATGCGAACGGGAAGTTCGAGGCGCCGAACACGGCGACCGGTCCGAGCGGGCGGAGCATGCGACGCAGGTCGGGCCGCGGCGGGATCGTGGTGGGGTCGGGGTGGTCGATCGTGGCCTCGAGGTAGGAGCCCTCGAGGATCGCGTCGGCGAAGAGGCGCAGCTGCGCGGTGGTGCGTGCGACCTCGCCGGTCAGGCGCGCGCTGCCGAGGCGGGTCTCCTCGTCGGCGAGGGGCACGAGCTCGTCGCGTGCGGCGTCGAGCGCGTCGGCGGTCGCGCGCAGCCACGCGGCGCGCTCGTCAGCGGTCGAGGCGACGGTCACCGCGAAGGCG from Agromyces aurantiacus includes these protein-coding regions:
- a CDS encoding aldehyde dehydrogenase (NADP(+)) encodes the protein MTDTAAAVASRTGDTTPAELDEAAAAARRAFAVTVASTADERAAWLRATADALDAARDELVPLADEETRLGSARLTGEVARTTAQLRLFADAILEGSYLEATIDHPDPTTIPPRPDLRRMLRPLGPVAVFGASNFPFAFSVAGGDTASALAAGCPVIVKGHPAHPRLSRRTAEVVADALVGAGAPEGVFAHVEGHETGIALVQHPEIRAVGFTGSLHGGRALFDLAQRRPDPIPFYGELSAVNPVLITGAALEARADELAAGLAGSFTLGAGQFCTNPGVVLVPAGSGFAERVAAAVAATSAVPMLTDGIAAAFANGVAGLAGHADVEVVAGDPAQQPGSGAPVVLRTTTAAVLADPGALLHECFGPSTLIVEYADAADALAAVRAVGGSLTATVHAQPGEEVAPIVEVLAEVAGRVLFTGWPTGVAVSWAQQHGGPWPATTTIHTSVGVTALRRFLRPLAFQDAPDAALPAELRDANPLGIPRRVNGVLVLPGHPEPVA